A region from the Sorex araneus isolate mSorAra2 chromosome 6, mSorAra2.pri, whole genome shotgun sequence genome encodes:
- the LOC129405951 gene encoding mas-related G-protein coupled receptor member X1-like, with the protein MQSRNTSKEYLSMDVSATPWVTENTLQYESDWEDFERTRKITWLISGIVKIIISLVGLAGNSVVLWLLTFHMQRNAFSVYILNLAGADFVCLSTHIVSSILCLMEYTELNSNRVFQVNFIMFFISYVAGLSILTAISTEQCLSDLKPIWYRCHRPKHMSSVICTLLWALSLLLINLELVFCGLWFGYPNRYSCDLTTFSIVTWQVFSFALLFGTSLVLLIRLLCGSWNMKLTRLYVTVGLTVLVFLLCGLPWGIQHILLSWMPPLSYRDLIVREVMDILTSVNSCANPIIYFFVGSFRQQRRQQRRSLKVILQRALQDVPEEDGSQGSPPQETLEISGDTHVT; encoded by the exons ATGCAAAGCAG GAACACCAGCAAAGAATATCTGAGCATGGATGTATCTGCCACACCTTGGGTGACTGAAAATACACTGCAGTATGAGAGTGACTGGGAGGACTTTGAGAGAACACGTAAAATAACTTGGCTGATCTCAGGCATTGTGAAAATCATCAtttccctggtggggctggcaggaaatTCTGTGGTGCTCTGGCTCCTGACTTTCCACATGCAGAGGAATGCTTTCTCCGTCTACATCCTCAACTTGGCAGGAGCTGATTTTGTCTGTCTATCCACCCACATAGTATCTTCCATACTATGTCTTATGGAATATACCGAACTAAACTCCAACAGGGTGTTCCAagttaattttataatgtttttcatttcttatgtTGCAGGCCTGAGCATTCTCACTGCCATTAGTACTGAGCAATGTCTGTCTGACCTAAAGCCCATCTGGTATCGTTGCCACCGTCCAAAACACATGTCATCTGTCATTTGTACCTTGCTCTGGGCCCTGTCCCTGCTCCTGATCAATCTGGAATTGGTGTTCTGTGGCTTATGGTTTGGATATCCTAATAGATATTCGTGTGatttaactactttcagcattGTCACATGGCAGGTTTTCTCCTTTGCGCTTCTGTTTGGAACCAGCCTAGTGCTGCTGATTAGATTGTTATGTGGCTCCTGGAATATGAAGCTGACCAGACTGTACGTGACCGTCGGTCTCACAGTGCTGGTCTTCCTTCTCTGTGGCCTGCCCTGGGGAATTCAGCATATTCTCTTATCCTGGATGCCACCTCTTTCTTACAGGGACTTAATAGTACGTGAAGTGATGGATATATTAACCAGTGTCAACAGCTGTGCCAATCCCATCATCTACTTCTTTGTTGGCTCTTTTAGACAGCAGAGAAGACAGCAAAGAAGGAGCCTCAAAGTAATTCTGCAGAGAGCTTTGCAGGATGTTCCTGAGGAGGATGGAAGCCAAGGCAGCCCCCCTCAGGAGACCCTGGAGATATCAGGAGATACTCATGTGACCTAA
- the LOC101553156 gene encoding mas-related G-protein coupled receptor member X2-like — protein sequence MDVTVAPWEIESMSQDLNYLENSQLEMLLLITGIPGFIITLAGLAGNAVVIWLLAFRMQRNAFSVYILNLAGADFICLCTHMVASIMYLVRYSKLLSKNLVPVFWIAFLTPYFASMSILTAISTERCLSVLKPIWYRCHRPKHMSSVVCGLLWVLSLLLTILKLKFCNLLSEQCDGDLNRQIDFSIVTWLVFSFVLMFGSSLVLLTRLLCGSQKIKLTRLYVTIGVTVLVFILCGLPWGITYFLLKGLLTVPEMIRFKVHVVLNVLTAVNSCANPIIYFFVGSYRHQQRHQRRSLKVILQRALQDVPEEDGRQGSPPQETLEMSGDTHVA from the coding sequence ATGGATGTAACTGTTGCTCCTTGGGAGATTGAAAGCATGTCGCAGGATTTAAATTACTTGGAGAATTCTCAACTTGAAATGCTTTTGCTGATCACAGGCATCCCGGGATTCATCATTACCCTGGCAGGGCTGGCAGGAAATGCTGTGGTGATCTGGCTCCTGGCTTTCCGCATGCAGAGGAATGCTTTCTCTGTCTACATCCTCAACCTGGCAGGAGCTGATTTTATCTGTCTATGCACCCACATGGTAGCCTCCATAATGTATTTGGTCAGATATAGCAAACTACTATCCAAAAACCTGGTGCCAGTTTTTTGGATAGCATTTCTCACTCCCTATTTTGCAAGCATGAGCATTCTCACTGCCATTAGCACTGAGCGCTGCCTGTCTGTCCTCAAGCCCATCTGGTATCGTTGCCACCGCCCAAAACACATGTCATCTGTCGTTTGTGGCCTGCTCTGGGTGCTGTCCTTGCTCCTGACAATTTTGAAATTGAAATTCTGTAATCTTCTGTCTGAACAATGTGATGGTGATTTGAATAGACAAATTGATTTCAGCATTGTCACGTGGCTGGTTTTCTCCTTTGTACTAATGTTCGGGTCCAGCCTGGTGCTGCTGACCAGATTGCTGTGTGGCTCCCAGAAGATAAAGCTGACCAGGCTGTATGTGACCATCGGGGTCACAGTGCTGGTCTTCATCCTCTGTGGACTGCCCTGGGGAATcacttattttctcttaaaaggGTTGTTAACTGTTCCTGAAATGATCCGATTTAAAGTACATGTGGTGCTCAATGTATTAACCGCTGTCAACAGCTGTGCTAATCCCATCATTTACTTCTTTGTTGGCTCTTATAGACACCAGCAAAGGCACCAAAGAAGGAGCCTCAAAGTGATTCTGCAGAGAGCTTTGCAGGATGTTCCTGAGGAGGATGGACGCCAAGGCAGCCCTCCTCAGGAGACTCTGGAGATGTCAGGAGATACTCATGTGGCCTAA